One genomic window of Aptenodytes patagonicus chromosome 3, bAptPat1.pri.cur, whole genome shotgun sequence includes the following:
- the LOC143158836 gene encoding uncharacterized protein LOC143158836 → MAGKEIKIGCRTINGSAHEKASQISVYNITSSPVTKDTKLCASKQSDCWYNFTLVQPVIVVCLWAHRNLGLSFKFKIGITKLGTTTPASTAKDKKTLSPQISEIGPYVIKNTGQQRVLFNPSWSLKRVELLMQVNISAIKPACLPFLSTTYAGWLAWLRGRPLTSPRRTRRDVTGIIGTGLGVLNSTDAEVLVNKLSAATSDLSKLEHPLRSSLLALGTNQWLLSDLLPQWERINEKDHQLIVNALGTAQNNVSLALSCVQAQLWMQSMAAAVIREGEEGTLPTEIRKVIWDNATKFEKEFQSWWYLVNFTFDPVNNKATAFVLTIHNASADTIYPIIALGLNHNGTILYPSEHRVWAQQNGNKWQTVDVNACVVREQQGFICESNTIKAQDICLDTEQSVCHFEIHPDETPNTILIYIGKGCVCMRTPCNCIFVDSVTVDTSNHSNICVCNFSNIVGCNFNYSAAVTSYQLLQSNYTLSEDLLPTPIGMDLTLVKKLLQHNDLCQLLERVRDNGRKTLITVHHDTEEIHHVLERVKKDREHHRWETLLGWSPAATGVFNLMLHPIIVLLTLTVVCLLLVVILYTKVW, encoded by the coding sequence atggcaggaaaagaaatcaaaataggaTGTCGAACGATCAATGGGTCTGCTCATGAGAAGGcgtctcagatttctgtgtacaacatcACATCAAGCCCAGTAACAAAAGATACAAAACTTTGCGCCTCTAAACAATCGGATTGTTGGTACAActttaccttagtacaacctgttATTGTAGTCTGCCTTTGGGCTCACCGCAACCTGGgattatcatttaaatttaaaattggcATTACTAAACTTGGTACGACAACACCTGCCTCGACTGCAAAAGATAAGAAAACTCTGTctccacaaatttctgaaattggaccatatgtgatcaaaaatacaggccaacaacgaGTGTTATTCAACCCATCGTGGTCTCTTAAAAGGGTAGAACTATTAATGCAAGTCAATATCTCTGCAATCAAACCAGCCTGTTTGCCATTCCTAAGTACGACCTATGCAGGGTGGTTAGCATGGCTACGTGGACGACCACTTACCTCCCCAAGGCgaacaaggagagatgtgactggCATCATAGGAACGGgactgggagtcttaaatagtacAGATGCTGAAGTGCTCGTAAATAAACTAAGTGCGGCAACAAGCGATTTAAGCAAATTAGAACACCCACTGCGGTCTTCTCTATTAGCActgggaactaaccaatggcttttatcCGACTtattgcctcagtgggaaagaattaatgaaaaggacCATCAGTTGATTGTGAATGCACTTGGTACAGCCCAAAATAAcgtttctctagcccttagttgtgtccaggctcagttgtggatgcaatctatggcAGCAGCAgttataagagaaggggaagagggcaccttacccaccgaaattcgaaaggtaatttgggataatgcaactaaatttgagaaagaattccaatcctggtggtacttagttaatttcacttttgatcccgtcaacaataaggccacagcttttgtcttaacaattcacaatgcttcggcagacaccatatacccaatcattgcattaggattaaatcacaatggaactaTACTCTATCCATCAGAACACAGAGTGTGGGCccaacagaatggaaacaaatggcaaactgttgatgttaacgcatgcgtcgtacgggaacagcaaggatttatttgtgagagtaacaccattaaagcccaagacatttgtcttgacactgaacaaagtgtttgtcactttgaaatacatcctgatgagacACCTAACACTATACTCATATATATTGggaaaggatgtgtttgtatgagaacccctTGTAACTGTATATTTGTGGATagcgttactgtagatacaagcaatcactcaaatatttgtgtttgtaactttagtAACATTGTAGGAtgcaactttaattattcagctgctgttacatcttatcaattatTGCAATCTAATTATACACtgagtgaagatttattacctacccccatcggaatggatctcacattggtgaagaaactactacaacaCAATGACCTGTGTCAATTACTAGAACGGGTCCGAGACAATGGAcgcaaaactctaatcaccgttcatcatgatacagaagagatacaccatgtcttggaaagagtaaagaaggatAGAGAACACCAtcggtgggaaactcttcttggatggtcaccggCTGCAACGGGAGtgtttaaccttatgcttcatccaattATAGTCTTACTAACTCTAACTGTAGTATGCCTGTTACTTGTAGTTATATTGTATACAAAGGTTTGGTAG